A window of the Thiomicrospira microaerophila genome harbors these coding sequences:
- the nuoF gene encoding NADH-quinone oxidoreductase subunit NuoF produces MVELNLCCYRNNHLENSWDIETYISQGGYQVWKQVLAGELSPQEIIDEVKVSNLRGRGGAGFPTGLKWSFMNRHSPGQKYIVCNSDESEPGTCKDRDIMRYNPHQLIEGMAIAGYVIGASVGYNYIRGEFWEPYDRFTRAIMQARDAGMLGKNIMGSGWDFDLNTHQGAGAYICGEETALLESIEGKKGQPRFKPPFPASYGLYGKPTTINNTETLASIPMILAKGGDWFSKLGVPGAGGTKLFSMSGHLEKPANYEIPMGTPFKDLLDLAGGVWKGRQLKAVIPGGSSTAVLPADKALAMNMDYDSIAKAGSFLGAGSVIVMDDQTDMVKSLERLTWFYYDESCGQCTPCREGTGWMYRVVKRIRQGKGRPEDIETLKDVSGKITGRVICGLGDAAAIPVASFLQHFEHEFRHYIDHGCSIFDRA; encoded by the coding sequence ATGGTTGAATTAAATTTATGTTGTTACCGTAATAATCATTTAGAAAACTCTTGGGATATCGAGACTTATATTTCACAGGGTGGTTACCAGGTATGGAAGCAAGTTTTAGCCGGAGAGTTAAGTCCACAAGAAATTATCGATGAAGTTAAAGTATCCAATTTAAGAGGTCGTGGTGGTGCTGGTTTTCCTACAGGTTTGAAATGGAGCTTTATGAACCGACATTCACCTGGTCAAAAATATATTGTATGTAATTCCGACGAGAGTGAGCCAGGTACCTGTAAAGACCGAGATATCATGCGTTATAACCCACATCAACTTATTGAGGGTATGGCTATCGCTGGTTACGTAATTGGTGCAAGCGTTGGCTACAACTACATCCGAGGAGAGTTCTGGGAGCCTTATGATCGTTTTACTCGTGCCATTATGCAAGCTCGTGATGCTGGGATGTTGGGTAAAAATATCATGGGTTCGGGTTGGGATTTTGATCTAAATACACATCAGGGTGCGGGTGCTTATATTTGCGGTGAAGAAACTGCACTACTTGAGTCAATAGAAGGCAAAAAAGGTCAACCAAGATTTAAACCTCCTTTCCCTGCAAGCTATGGCTTATATGGTAAACCGACTACGATCAATAACACTGAAACCTTGGCATCTATTCCAATGATACTTGCCAAAGGTGGAGACTGGTTTTCTAAATTAGGTGTTCCTGGTGCGGGGGGCACTAAGCTTTTTTCTATGTCGGGGCATCTTGAAAAGCCAGCAAATTACGAAATTCCTATGGGTACGCCATTTAAAGATCTACTTGATCTTGCCGGTGGGGTATGGAAGGGTCGACAGTTAAAAGCCGTCATTCCCGGTGGATCTTCAACTGCGGTGTTGCCTGCGGATAAAGCTTTAGCGATGAATATGGACTATGACTCAATTGCTAAAGCCGGCTCTTTTTTAGGTGCCGGATCCGTTATCGTGATGGATGATCAGACGGATATGGTTAAATCCTTAGAACGCCTAACTTGGTTCTATTATGATGAATCTTGCGGTCAATGTACTCCTTGTCGTGAAGGGACTGGATGGATGTATCGTGTTGTTAAGCGTATACGTCAAGGGAAGGGCCGACCAGAAGATATTGAAACACTCAAAGATGTGTCCGGCAAAATTACAGGACGCGTTATTTGTGGGTTAGGAGATGCTGCGGCGATCCCGGTAGCAAGCTTCTTGCAACATTTTGAACATGAATTCCGTCATTATATTGATCACGGATGCAGTATTTTCGACCGCGCTTGA
- the secG gene encoding preprotein translocase subunit SecG: protein MFGIILAIHIVIAFVLIVLVLIQHGKGADAGASFGGSSQSFFGSRGTATFLSRTTAVLATLFFITSLSLAYIASKDAKGYQSVVIEQQMPSKEENVRTDIPVVPN, encoded by the coding sequence ATGTTCGGAATAATTTTAGCAATACATATTGTTATTGCATTTGTGTTGATAGTATTAGTTTTAATACAACATGGTAAGGGTGCAGATGCCGGTGCGAGTTTTGGCGGTTCGTCTCAATCATTTTTTGGCAGTCGAGGTACGGCAACCTTCTTGTCTCGTACAACGGCTGTTTTAGCGACTCTGTTTTTTATAACGAGTCTAAGTCTAGCCTATATTGCAAGTAAAGACGCAAAGGGCTATCAAAGTGTTGTAATCGAACAGCAGATGCCTTCAAAAGAGGAAAATGTTCGCACTGATATTCCGGTTGTACCAAATTAA
- the tpiA gene encoding triose-phosphate isomerase, which yields MRKPFVAGNWKMHGSKAMIGSLISALRAGAEQIKGVDVAVCPPSLYIQFAGDMLLESQIKVGAQNVASVAGQGALTGEVSVDMVQDLGCQYVIVGHSERRSIFDETDEVVAAKVGVVLEAGLTPILCVGETLEQREAGVTQDVVAGQIGVVLQKLGVSAFNNIVIAYEPVWAIGTGKVATPEQAQSVHAFIRSLIANEDSKIASNLIIQYGGSVKPENAAILFSQPDIDGGLIGGASLDAGDFLAICKAAGEACSE from the coding sequence GTGAGAAAACCATTTGTTGCAGGTAACTGGAAAATGCACGGCTCAAAGGCTATGATTGGATCTTTGATATCAGCTTTAAGGGCAGGTGCTGAGCAGATTAAAGGAGTGGATGTCGCAGTTTGTCCTCCTAGTTTATATATTCAATTCGCTGGTGATATGCTTTTAGAGAGTCAAATAAAAGTCGGTGCACAGAATGTTGCCAGTGTAGCTGGACAAGGGGCGCTTACAGGTGAAGTGTCGGTTGACATGGTTCAAGACTTGGGTTGTCAATATGTAATTGTTGGGCACTCTGAGCGTCGTAGTATCTTTGACGAAACGGATGAAGTGGTTGCTGCTAAGGTTGGTGTTGTTCTTGAGGCGGGTTTGACTCCTATTTTATGTGTTGGGGAAACGCTTGAGCAAAGAGAGGCGGGCGTAACTCAGGATGTTGTTGCAGGTCAAATAGGTGTTGTTTTACAAAAGCTGGGCGTTTCCGCATTTAACAACATTGTTATCGCCTATGAACCTGTATGGGCAATAGGTACCGGTAAGGTTGCAACGCCTGAACAGGCTCAGTCTGTACACGCATTTATTAGAAGTTTAATTGCAAATGAAGATTCAAAGATTGCAAGTAACTTAATTATTCAATATGGTGGAAGTGTTAAGCCTGAAAATGCAGCTATTTTATTCAGTCAGCCGGATATTGACGGTGGTCTGATTGGTGGTGCTTCATTGGATGCTGGTGATTTTTTAGCGATATGTAAAGCTGCAGGTGAAGCATGTTCGGAATAA
- a CDS encoding NADH-quinone oxidoreductase subunit A yields MLENYLPILVFVVLGILFGVGPLLMSFVLAPNKPDAEKNSPYECGFEAFEDSRMKFDVRFYLVAILFIIFDLEIAFLFPWAIVLDDIGLFGLLSMAVFLSLLVVGFIYEWRKGALEWE; encoded by the coding sequence ATGCTAGAAAATTATTTACCTATCCTTGTATTTGTTGTTCTTGGTATTTTGTTTGGAGTCGGTCCATTGCTAATGAGCTTTGTACTTGCACCAAATAAGCCAGATGCTGAGAAAAACTCACCTTATGAATGTGGCTTCGAGGCATTTGAAGATTCTCGAATGAAGTTCGATGTTCGTTTCTATCTTGTTGCGATTCTTTTTATCATTTTTGATTTAGAAATTGCATTCTTGTTTCCTTGGGCTATTGTGTTAGATGATATTGGTCTGTTTGGCCTCTTGTCGATGGCTGTGTTCTTGTCTTTACTGGTTGTTGGCTTTATTTATGAGTGGAGAAAGGGGGCGCTGGAATGGGAATAG
- a CDS encoding NADH-quinone oxidoreductase subunit C, with protein MKQSVLDLQNKVNNKFGALICASKVEFDELTIEVSPTESKDILNQLKNDLGFEILIDLCGVDYLSYGKANWESMQACNTGFSRGVFDFEQSEEDDALLQPRRFAVSYHLLSVSNNNRLRVKVYPENTQQPIVDSVVDIWSCANWFEREAFDLYGILFSGHPDLRRILTDYGFVGHPLRKDFPLTGHVEMRYDAEKGRVVYEPVTIENRVNVPRVIRH; from the coding sequence ATGAAACAATCTGTATTAGATTTACAAAATAAAGTTAATAACAAATTTGGAGCGCTAATTTGTGCTTCTAAAGTTGAATTTGATGAATTAACTATTGAAGTTTCTCCCACAGAATCAAAAGACATTTTAAATCAACTAAAAAATGATTTAGGTTTTGAGATATTAATCGATTTGTGTGGGGTTGATTATTTGAGTTATGGGAAGGCAAACTGGGAAAGTATGCAAGCCTGTAACACGGGTTTTAGTCGTGGTGTATTCGATTTTGAACAATCCGAAGAAGATGATGCTTTGCTCCAACCTCGAAGATTTGCAGTAAGTTATCATTTGTTATCAGTGTCTAATAACAACCGTCTTCGTGTAAAAGTGTATCCAGAAAATACGCAACAACCCATTGTTGACTCCGTAGTTGATATTTGGAGTTGTGCGAATTGGTTTGAACGAGAGGCTTTTGATTTATATGGGATATTGTTCTCAGGACACCCTGATTTGCGTAGGATTTTGACTGATTACGGTTTTGTAGGTCATCCACTGAGAAAAGATTTTCCGCTTACTGGTCATGTTGAAATGCGTTATGACGCCGAAAAAGGGCGAGTGGTTTATGAACCTGTAACGATTGAAAACAGAGTGAATGTGCCGCGTGTCATTCGTCATTAA
- a CDS encoding NADH-quinone oxidoreductase subunit D: MPEIRNYTLNFGPQHPSAHGVLRLVLELDGETVVRSDPHIGLLHRGTEKLAEYKPYNQSIGYMDRLDYVSMMANEHGYVLALEKMLGVEVPERAQYIRVMFDEITRILNHLMWLGAHALDIGAMTVFLYAFREREDLMDCYEAVSGARMHATYYRPGGVYRDLPDTMAKYEESKWHQGRELDRLNETREGSLLDFIEAFTQRFPGYVDEYETLLTDNRIWKQRTVDIGIVSPERALQLGFTGPMLRGSGIAWDLRKKQPYEVYDRLDFDIPIGKTGDSYDRYLVRVAEMRESNKIIKQCVEWLKNNPGPVMAEDHKVTPPSREDVKTNMEALIHHFKLFTEGFILPKGEVYSAVEHPKGEFGIYMVSDGANKPYRLKVRAPGFPHLAALDEMAKGHMIADVVTIIGTQDIVFGEIDR, from the coding sequence ATGCCTGAAATTCGCAACTATACTCTTAATTTTGGACCTCAGCATCCTTCCGCTCATGGTGTACTGCGTTTAGTGCTAGAGCTTGATGGTGAAACTGTGGTACGTTCTGACCCACATATTGGTTTGTTACATCGGGGTACTGAAAAATTAGCTGAATATAAACCCTACAACCAATCAATTGGCTATATGGATCGTCTCGACTATGTTTCAATGATGGCTAATGAACATGGATATGTTTTGGCATTGGAGAAGATGCTTGGGGTTGAAGTGCCAGAGCGAGCCCAGTACATTCGTGTTATGTTTGATGAAATTACTCGAATTCTCAACCATCTGATGTGGTTAGGTGCTCATGCCCTAGATATCGGGGCAATGACTGTTTTTCTTTATGCATTCCGTGAACGTGAAGATTTAATGGACTGTTATGAAGCAGTTTCAGGTGCGCGTATGCACGCGACCTATTATCGCCCTGGAGGTGTATATCGTGACCTACCGGATACTATGGCGAAGTATGAAGAGTCAAAGTGGCATCAAGGCCGTGAACTTGATCGCCTGAATGAGACACGTGAAGGTTCTCTGCTTGATTTTATTGAAGCCTTTACCCAGCGCTTTCCTGGTTATGTCGATGAGTATGAAACTCTGTTAACCGATAATCGTATTTGGAAACAAAGGACTGTCGATATCGGAATCGTATCGCCTGAGCGCGCTCTACAATTGGGCTTTACTGGCCCTATGTTACGTGGTTCTGGTATAGCATGGGATTTAAGAAAAAAACAACCTTACGAAGTATATGACCGTTTGGACTTTGATATTCCTATCGGTAAAACCGGTGATAGTTATGATCGTTATTTAGTTCGCGTAGCAGAGATGCGTGAATCAAATAAAATCATTAAGCAGTGTGTAGAGTGGTTGAAAAACAACCCTGGTCCAGTGATGGCCGAGGATCACAAGGTTACGCCTCCTTCTCGTGAGGATGTAAAGACGAATATGGAAGCTTTGATTCACCATTTTAAATTATTTACTGAAGGATTTATTTTGCCGAAAGGTGAGGTTTATAGTGCAGTGGAACATCCTAAGGGTGAGTTTGGTATCTATATGGTTTCAGATGGTGCAAATAAACCCTACCGCCTGAAAGTTCGTGCTCCTGGTTTCCCGCATTTGGCGGCATTAGATGAAATGGCTAAGGGACACATGATTGCAGATGTGGTAACCATTATTGGTACTCAAGACATAGTGTTTGGGGAGATAGATCGATGA
- a CDS encoding NuoB/complex I 20 kDa subunit family protein: protein MGIEGVLKEGVVTTSADKLINWARTGSLWPMTFGLACCAVEMMHAGASRYDLDRFGIIFRPSPRQSDVMIVAGTLVNKMAPALRKVYDQMAEPRWVISMGSCANGGGYYHYSYSVVRGCDRIVPVDVYVPGCPPTAEALLYGIIQLQNKIRRTNTIAR, encoded by the coding sequence ATGGGAATAGAAGGCGTTTTAAAAGAAGGTGTTGTTACAACTTCAGCAGATAAATTAATAAACTGGGCTAGAACAGGTTCTCTTTGGCCGATGACATTTGGTTTGGCTTGTTGTGCCGTTGAAATGATGCATGCTGGTGCTTCTCGCTATGACTTAGATCGATTTGGGATTATTTTTCGCCCTAGTCCTCGTCAGTCAGATGTGATGATAGTTGCAGGAACATTGGTCAATAAAATGGCACCTGCGTTACGGAAGGTCTATGATCAGATGGCTGAGCCTCGCTGGGTTATTTCAATGGGCTCTTGTGCCAATGGCGGTGGCTACTATCATTATTCTTATTCGGTAGTTCGTGGTTGTGATCGGATTGTACCAGTAGATGTTTACGTTCCTGGTTGTCCACCTACTGCAGAAGCACTGCTCTACGGTATTATTCAGTTACAAAATAAAATTCGACGTACAAATACTATTGCAAGATAG
- the nuoE gene encoding NADH-quinone oxidoreductase subunit NuoE, producing MNTVDTVNIIQGDVKKRIDRWLARYPEDQKQSAVIPSLRIVQEVNGGHLTKELMDQVASYLEMTPISVYEVATFYSNFEHQPVGRHKICLCTNISCMLRGSDELLEYLKNKLEVDVGQVTPDGKFSIKKVECLGACVNAPMMQIDKTFYENLTEQRLDEILDGLE from the coding sequence ATGAACACTGTAGATACAGTTAATATTATCCAGGGTGATGTTAAAAAGCGTATAGATCGTTGGTTGGCGCGTTATCCAGAAGATCAGAAACAATCTGCGGTAATTCCTTCGCTACGAATTGTTCAAGAAGTTAATGGTGGTCATCTGACAAAAGAATTAATGGATCAGGTTGCTAGTTATCTAGAAATGACACCCATATCAGTATATGAAGTTGCAACGTTTTACTCGAACTTCGAGCATCAGCCGGTAGGTCGTCATAAAATTTGTTTGTGCACTAATATTTCTTGTATGTTGCGTGGTAGTGATGAATTATTGGAATATCTTAAAAATAAGTTAGAGGTTGATGTTGGTCAGGTGACACCTGATGGAAAATTTTCAATCAAAAAGGTTGAATGCCTAGGGGCATGTGTTAATGCACCAATGATGCAGATAGACAAAACATTTTATGAAAACCTCACTGAGCAGCGCTTAGATGAAATCCTAGATGGCTTGGAGTAA
- the glmM gene encoding phosphoglucosamine mutase: MSQKKYFGTDGIRNRVGKGLMSPDMMLKLGWAVGRVLKAQGGSKVMIGKDTRISGYMFESALEAGLIYAGVDVMLLGPMPTPAVAYLTQTFHADLGIVISASHNPHYDNGVKFFDGHGAKISDEMELAIEVAFEDEMRIEGGLDQLATLGRATRINDAPGRYIEFCKSTYRGQDKLDGIHVVVDCAHGATYHVAPLVFKELGARVTVIGDHPDGLNINQGCGATELAALQSKVVELGADVGFALDGDGDRLMVVDSTGQVLDGDDLLLLLATSSSYQNQQGVVGTLMTNKAVENKLIEKGFEFIRANVGDRYVMQELKQRGWLLGAEASGHILCLDRSTTGDGIVAALQVLEVMVKNKINLNEFRAQTDKFTMKLINVAINKPFDINASPALLLIIRELETKYNQDIRILIRPSGTEPLVRVMVESSCDEIASKSAELLAESVEKSFS; encoded by the coding sequence ATGTCGCAAAAAAAATACTTCGGGACAGATGGTATTCGCAATCGTGTTGGTAAGGGTTTAATGAGTCCCGATATGATGCTTAAATTGGGTTGGGCTGTTGGGCGTGTGCTTAAAGCTCAAGGCGGTTCAAAAGTTATGATAGGTAAGGATACCCGTATATCTGGCTATATGTTTGAATCAGCCTTAGAAGCCGGGCTAATTTATGCTGGTGTTGACGTGATGCTGTTGGGTCCTATGCCAACGCCAGCTGTTGCCTATTTAACTCAAACCTTCCATGCAGATCTGGGGATTGTTATTAGTGCTTCTCATAATCCACATTATGATAATGGTGTTAAGTTCTTTGATGGTCACGGTGCTAAAATTTCTGATGAAATGGAGTTGGCTATCGAAGTTGCTTTTGAGGATGAAATGCGTATAGAGGGCGGCCTAGATCAGCTTGCAACACTTGGTCGTGCAACTCGCATCAATGATGCGCCGGGTCGTTATATAGAATTTTGTAAAAGCACCTATCGTGGACAAGATAAGCTAGATGGTATTCACGTTGTTGTTGATTGTGCACATGGGGCAACCTATCATGTTGCTCCATTGGTTTTTAAAGAGCTAGGCGCTAGAGTAACTGTTATAGGTGATCATCCTGATGGATTGAATATAAATCAGGGATGTGGGGCAACAGAACTTGCTGCTTTGCAATCAAAAGTGGTCGAGCTTGGCGCTGATGTAGGTTTTGCATTAGACGGTGATGGTGATCGGCTAATGGTTGTTGATTCGACAGGACAGGTTTTGGATGGTGATGATTTATTGTTGCTGTTGGCAACAAGCTCTTCTTATCAAAATCAACAAGGCGTCGTAGGAACATTAATGACCAATAAAGCCGTTGAAAATAAATTGATCGAGAAGGGGTTTGAATTTATTCGTGCAAATGTAGGTGATCGCTATGTTATGCAGGAGTTAAAACAAAGGGGTTGGTTATTAGGTGCAGAAGCATCGGGACATATTTTATGTCTAGATAGGTCAACAACGGGTGATGGGATTGTTGCTGCACTCCAAGTTTTAGAAGTCATGGTTAAAAATAAAATTAATTTAAATGAATTTAGAGCGCAAACAGACAAATTTACAATGAAATTAATAAACGTTGCAATAAATAAACCGTTTGATATTAATGCCTCGCCTGCACTATTGCTGATTATTCGTGAGTTAGAAACCAAATATAATCAGGATATTAGGATACTTATACGTCCATCAGGTACAGAGCCCTTAGTGAGAGTGATGGTTGAAAGTAGTTGCGATGAAATAGCTAGTAAATCAGCAGAATTACTAGCAGAAAGTGTTGAAAAATCCTTTTCATAG